The sequence below is a genomic window from Nostoc flagelliforme CCNUN1.
GGAAGCTGGAAAGTCCGATTAACTATGCAACTAGATCACCAGGAAAGGTGGATGCAACAAAAATCATTGATAACTATCTTTTTGCTCTTGAGTGGGAAACTGGTAATATCTCCTCAAGTCATCGAGCAGTCAATAAAATGGTTCTTGGATTACTACGAGGTGTTTTGCTAGGTGCTGTCTTAGTACTCCCAAGTAGAAAACTTTACCCTTACTTAACTGATCGGATTGGCAATTATGAAGAGCCAGAGCTATACTTTGATGTTTGGCGGTCAGTCAGAATTGAAGAGGGTTTTCTTGCAATCTTTGTGATTGAACACGATCAGATAGATAACAGTGTACCAAAGATTACCAAAGGAACAGATGGTCGTGCATTGGTCTGAAGTAGTTATGTAGAATGAGGAATTTGCTGTTGTGATGCAGTCGTTTTGGGTTGCTTCAATTTCTTTATTCCCCTTGCCGATTCCCATTGTTCTATTATTCCATTAGCCAGATCAGTCAATCGTTCTATTGCTGGCTCTGTATCCCCAATTTCTGAACCAATCCAGTAACGCTGTAGTTTCTCGGCTGCATAAAATGTTGTACCAGATCCACCAAATGGATCAACCACAATCTGACCTGGATTAGATGCCATTGCAATAATTCGTTCTAGCATAATGGGAGCAAGTTCGTTTGAAACTCGTTTTTTGTGCCGACGATGCCGAACTGGTGGAATATCAGTCCACATTTCCTCTGTCAATGTCCATAAAACTTCAGTGAAATCAGCTTCGGCAGCATTCTCCCAAACATCCTCTGGTGTATCCCAGACATCCATTAAATTAATACCCTTTTCATTAAGCTTTTTTCGATGCCCACCATAATCACGAATTTCTCCACCACAATGGCGACAAACTTGAATAGGTGTGTAGACTTTGTTGAAGACTGCTGGTTCCCCTTTGGTATAGTATATTAGTCCGTAGTGGGCAGGAGACATCTTTTTACCTCTAGGAAAAGCTTTTGGCATTCTGCAAGCAATCCAATGTCGAAACCACATCCCTTTTTGATTGAGGTATGCACCGTAATCTATGCACCATTTCGGCAGGTTGAATACAAATAAACTTCCACCTTCTTTTAGCACTCGAATGCTCTCACTAAGCCACTGTTGTGACCAATCTAAATACTTATCCGCCTCCATCCGATCGCTTACACCTTTACCGTATTCTTTGCCGAGATTAAAGGGTGGATCGGCAAATACGATATCTACAGACTCATCAGGCAAGGCTGACAGAAGTTTAAGACAATCTCCTTGATAGAGGATGCCATATTCACTCATGTAAACCTGTTGCAGTCCCTTTTGAGTTGCAGCATCAGTTGTGATCAATCGAAACGGGAGCATTCATTTAACCTTTAGTACGTTGGTATAGCTTGAGTTTATGTACTCTATTGACATTTGACAATAGAGTCTTTTTGAGAAGTTGTACTACGTGGCTTATAGGGTTTTCCAGTAGGCTGATTCTTATATCTCTCTACTTCAGCAGCTTCTATATAGTAGAAACGCCCAAGTTTGCGAGCTACAATCTGACCATTCTTAATTAGGTCGTGAACTCGCTGACGGGTTACGTCAAGTAACTTGGCAGTTTGAGCTACAGAGAGTAATTCAGGACTGTCATTTGAACCGGAGTCTGTCATATGGCTAGACTTGATGCCCAAAATCAGTTTTCTAGTCAATCCAACATCATAAATCTAAAATTCAAAATTGATTGACCTAGTTTCTCAGGGAATTAACAAAGTACAGGCTGAGATTTGGCGATCGCATTTAGCAACCTTTGCAGATGATTGGGAGAGCCAGGAAATGAGTATCTATGACGATTATTTCACTCTTAAGAACGGGGACTTTCATCGGTGAGATCTTGAAATTCATTTCCGTGTCCAGCGTGAGCTAAAACAACTGCGGGACTAGTAAGTAACAAAAGGTTGAAAAGTGTCCCAAAAACACAGCGAATAACTGTAAGTGCTTGGGAATAGGATTTAGGCATCGCTATCAAAAGTCTTTGGATACAGAAGCAGAGAAAATACAGTGGTTCAGTCTCACTACCCAGCCTTCCATTGAGAAATGAAATTAGGATGAAATTCTGCTGCGTAGGCGTAGCCCGTCGTAGACCTGACTTTTCACGTTATGTGGAGAAGTCCATCAAAAACCTAACCCCCTACCCGACGCTCTAAGGGGGAAAATTCAAAGTCTCTCTCCTTTTAGGAGAGAGATTTAGAGAGAGGTTTTCCAGATACCGTGAAAAGTCAGATTGTAGACATCGCTCCTGAAATTCTCAACCGCAAATACATATTGGTTACTTGCAAATTTACACAGATAGTTATAAAACCGCCGCAAAAACCATATTACGAATTACGAATTACGAATTACTTGTCGTACCAAGCTTTTCGCCACTGTTGCATTTGTTTAATCTCTATATCTTGGGCTTTAACAATTTCTTGGGCTAATTTCTTGATTTCAGGGCGCTTAGACTTACTTAAGGCATCTTGCGCCATTGTTACAGCCCCTTCGTGGTGAGGAATCATCGCATTGATAAAGCGCAGATCAAATTCCGCATCAGCTGCACCTAAATCTTGACTCATCATCATGGCTTTCATTTGGTCAGATGACATCTCCATCATGTGGCCCATTTGACTGTTGTAAGCCATTGGTTTATCTCCCGCCTTGGGATACCAAGCTTGTCCCCACTGCTTCATCTTAGTGATTTCTTGGTTTTGCGATTTGATGATATTGTCTGCTAGCTTTTTGATTTCAGGACGTTTTGATTTCTGCTCCGCTTCTTTAGCCATTTCCACAGCCCCTTGATGATGCGGTGTCATAGCGTCGATAAATCGTAAATCAAAATTAGCATCGGCTGGGCCTAAATCCATTCCCATACTGTGATTCATGCCACCACCGTGATTCATCATCTGCTTGTCATTAGCATTGGTGGCGGTTTCCTTTAGGGCTTGGCTTTGGTTCTGAGAAGTAGTATTGGTACATCCTGTGATTAACCCACCGGCTGAAGCGATCGCAGTCAACGTTAACGCCAAAAACCCATTCCTCAAAGATAACAGTTGCATAAGCCTTACCTCATAGTTTCCTAATTCTATATTTACTTATTAGCTTGGCAGCCAGAAATGAAATTAGGATGAAATCTAAAGAACCCCAACTTCCTTAATAAGTACGGGTTCTTGTTGTTCATTTCTCACTCAAAGTTGTGTAAGCTTCATTAACTAAGTACATTTTCTCTTGTGCTTGTTTTTGCAGTTGTGGTTGATTCACAAACAAATCTGGATGCCATTTTTTTACTAAAGTTCGATAAGCTTGCTTTACCTCAGTCTGAGAAGCATTTGTTTGCAATCCTAAAATGCTATAGGCGCGAGTAATCTTATCTTTTTCCGTCTGGGTTTTTGGTTGATTGGGTGCTTTGTTGCTTTGAGTTGTATTTTGCTGTTTGCCAGTTTGAGAATCAGGCGATGTCTGGCGACAAGCCTTAGGGCTACGCATTTCTGCTTTCATTCGCGCTATTTCCTCATTGAGTTCCCAATCACGAAATTTCGCCTCTAAGTCTTCTTTCCGTGGAGAGGGAGAAGCTTTTGGCGGTGAAGAAACAGATTTTACCCTTGTCTGAGTATTCTTAGCAGTATTTTCCTGTTGTTGCTTAACACCAGGATCTTTTTTAGGGGAAGTTTGAACTCTCTCTGGCTGTGGCGAATATTTTCTATTGGTATTCGTGTATTTGGGTATTTCTTTATAAGGTTGATGGTTTGAGAGAATTTTGACTTTTTCTAACTCTCGTAACAACTGATTGAAACCGTTTTGTAACTGTTGCAATTTCTCACGCTTATTAGTAATCTCTAGGGGTTCCTGACTAATTTCAAAACAAATTACTTTTTCAGCTTTCTGTTCATATTCAGCCAAAATAGATAATCCTTGACTACTGAAACTAGATAAATAATCTTCAATTGCAGTTATACAAAGTTTAGCAACTTCCTGATGATAAGATTCCTTTGCTAATTGATCGTCTTGTTTTTGGATATTCTTGTTTAATAAATAAGAAATACTCCCGACAACAGCAGCACCAACTGGGCCACCTAATAACCAACCAATACCACCACCAACAGCGATGGAACCTGGTTCACTCAAATCATCAGTATTACTTGGCTTTGATGGTAATATTACTTGTGGTTCCCTAGGAAAGGGAATTATTAAATCTTGTGGTCGTTCTTCTTGGAAAAATTCGTAAGCTTGATAAAGCCATTTCACCGCAGCAAATTGTAATTGGGTCAGGTCTTTTTTAAGAGTATTTATTTGCCAAGCTTTAAAGTTATTTTCTGCCAATGCAACTGCTGCATCAGCTTGATATTTTGTGAGTAGCTTGGGTAATGCTAGCCAATCGCGTAACTCTCCCACGCTAGTAGAAAAACCTTTATAAATTAAGTTAGCTGCTTTTCGTTTAATTTCAATTTTAGTATTTTCTTTATCTTCAAAGGATTTTATTTCAAGAGCAATCGGGTCAATTTTAGCTTTTAATGAGTATTGGATTTGAGAAGCGATCGCTTGCACTCTTGGCAAACGCACACTACCACGATCTGGTTGCAAAATCCCCACAATATTTTGCAAAGCCGTTTCAAAAGCCGCTAAACCGCTACTATTGGCAGCAGCAACATCGCCTTTTAATCTAGCTCTTAAAGCAGGTAAAGCATCAACGCGATATAAATTACTAAAACCTGGAGGTAATTCGGCTCGAAAGCTTTCTGCAACAAACAGCAAGCGATTTTGAACCTGTTTTTGCTCGTCGGGTTCGAGTAAGTTAAGAAAATTAGCGACAAATATAACTGTTTTAATACCGCGATCTAATAGCCAATCTCGTAAGTTTTCCCGCTCACC
It includes:
- a CDS encoding PDDEXK family nuclease; its protein translation is MKKTFRQNNPDTAKCTLAIPMKIVQEVSLISVGSFEESSDWSIIRAEIREAISLIVYPPGTSSFTINPTKHGNGVKPIKEACMIALRDRFGWKLESPINYATRSPGKVDATKIIDNYLFALEWETGNISSSHRAVNKMVLGLLRGVLLGAVLVLPSRKLYPYLTDRIGNYEEPELYFDVWRSVRIEEGFLAIFVIEHDQIDNSVPKITKGTDGRALV
- a CDS encoding DNA-methyltransferase, whose translation is MLPFRLITTDAATQKGLQQVYMSEYGILYQGDCLKLLSALPDESVDIVFADPPFNLGKEYGKGVSDRMEADKYLDWSQQWLSESIRVLKEGGSLFVFNLPKWCIDYGAYLNQKGMWFRHWIACRMPKAFPRGKKMSPAHYGLIYYTKGEPAVFNKVYTPIQVCRHCGGEIRDYGGHRKKLNEKGINLMDVWDTPEDVWENAAEADFTEVLWTLTEEMWTDIPPVRHRRHKKRVSNELAPIMLERIIAMASNPGQIVVDPFGGSGTTFYAAEKLQRYWIGSEIGDTEPAIERLTDLANGIIEQWESARGIKKLKQPKTTASQQQIPHST
- a CDS encoding helix-turn-helix domain-containing protein, whose translation is MTRKLILGIKSSHMTDSGSNDSPELLSVAQTAKLLDVTRQRVHDLIKNGQIVARKLGRFYYIEAAEVERYKNQPTGKPYKPRSTTSQKDSIVKCQ
- a CDS encoding DUF305 domain-containing protein, with the translated sequence MQLLSLRNGFLALTLTAIASAGGLITGCTNTTSQNQSQALKETATNANDKQMMNHGGGMNHSMGMDLGPADANFDLRFIDAMTPHHQGAVEMAKEAEQKSKRPEIKKLADNIIKSQNQEITKMKQWGQAWYPKAGDKPMAYNSQMGHMMEMSSDQMKAMMMSQDLGAADAEFDLRFINAMIPHHEGAVTMAQDALSKSKRPEIKKLAQEIVKAQDIEIKQMQQWRKAWYDK
- a CDS encoding dynamin family protein; amino-acid sequence: MQKQYEDYKDLADSLKSASELLNLERKSQLHQDIITICNHLVNPSFRIAVFGPFNHGKSTLLNAMLGNRTLPIDLIPTTGAAITVKYGSDVRTRIMLVDGTEIYRSGTEVLQQFAILDGNRQMRKDVASVELFCPHPFLETGVEFLDLPGTNDREEQDKLVREQLLGADLVIQLLDARKLMTLGERENLRDWLLDRGIKTVIFVANFLNLLEPDEQKQVQNRLLFVAESFRAELPPGFSNLYRVDALPALRARLKGDVAAANSSGLAAFETALQNIVGILQPDRGSVRLPRVQAIASQIQYSLKAKIDPIALEIKSFEDKENTKIEIKRKAANLIYKGFSTSVGELRDWLALPKLLTKYQADAAVALAENNFKAWQINTLKKDLTQLQFAAVKWLYQAYEFFQEERPQDLIIPFPREPQVILPSKPSNTDDLSEPGSIAVGGGIGWLLGGPVGAAVVGSISYLLNKNIQKQDDQLAKESYHQEVAKLCITAIEDYLSSFSSQGLSILAEYEQKAEKVICFEISQEPLEITNKREKLQQLQNGFNQLLRELEKVKILSNHQPYKEIPKYTNTNRKYSPQPERVQTSPKKDPGVKQQQENTAKNTQTRVKSVSSPPKASPSPRKEDLEAKFRDWELNEEIARMKAEMRSPKACRQTSPDSQTGKQQNTTQSNKAPNQPKTQTEKDKITRAYSILGLQTNASQTEVKQAYRTLVKKWHPDLFVNQPQLQKQAQEKMYLVNEAYTTLSEK